One genomic region from Solwaraspora sp. WMMD792 encodes:
- a CDS encoding sugar ABC transporter ATP-binding protein: protein MVLRLTDVVKTFPGVRALDGVQLEVRAGEVHCLLGQNGAGKSTLIKVLAGVHRPDSGRVEWQGRPVRFANPQAAMRAGIATIYQELDLVDDLSVAENAFLGHEPRTAGFVRRAAMARRTRDILGRLGHAEIRPRGLVRSLPAAGKQVVSMARALSHQAKLIIMDEPSAVLAHDEVENLFRIIRELTAQGIAVIYISHRLEEIREIGDRVTVLKDGRTTAQNLSAQTTPTKELVSRMTGRSIEYVFPQREPNPHGEQLLEVSRLSRAGEFSDVSLTVARGEIVGIAGLVGAGRSELLETIFGARTADTGRVTMAGKPVRAGSVGAAVRAGMGMAPEERKSQALLLGEPIFRNITLATFGRLARAGFTDAGREVSAAERVAGSLELRPRGVHRPVRQLSGGNQQKVVVGRWLLGDTRLLLLDEPTRGVDVGARAELYQVIHDLAAQGVGVLLVSSEVPEVLGLADRVLVMREGRVVHQAPAGEIDEETVLDLVMSGSAKESAAA from the coding sequence GTGGTGCTGCGGCTGACCGACGTCGTGAAGACCTTCCCCGGGGTACGCGCGCTGGACGGGGTGCAGCTCGAGGTGCGCGCCGGGGAGGTGCACTGCCTGCTCGGCCAGAACGGGGCCGGCAAGTCGACCCTGATCAAGGTGCTGGCCGGCGTGCACCGCCCCGACTCCGGGCGGGTCGAATGGCAGGGCCGACCGGTCCGGTTCGCCAATCCGCAGGCCGCGATGAGGGCCGGCATCGCCACCATCTACCAGGAACTCGACCTGGTCGACGACCTCTCCGTGGCGGAGAACGCCTTCCTCGGCCACGAGCCGCGGACCGCGGGCTTCGTCCGTCGGGCGGCGATGGCCCGGCGCACCCGCGACATCCTGGGCCGACTCGGCCACGCCGAGATCCGACCCCGCGGGCTGGTCCGGTCGCTGCCGGCGGCCGGCAAGCAGGTGGTCAGCATGGCCCGGGCACTGTCCCACCAGGCCAAGCTGATCATCATGGACGAGCCGAGCGCGGTGCTCGCCCACGACGAGGTCGAGAACCTGTTCCGGATCATTCGCGAACTGACCGCTCAGGGCATCGCGGTCATCTACATTTCGCACCGGTTGGAGGAGATCCGCGAGATCGGTGACCGGGTCACCGTACTCAAGGACGGCCGGACCACCGCGCAGAACCTGTCGGCGCAGACCACCCCGACCAAGGAACTGGTCAGCCGGATGACCGGCCGGTCGATCGAGTACGTGTTCCCACAGCGGGAGCCCAACCCGCACGGGGAGCAGCTACTGGAGGTGTCCCGGCTCAGCCGCGCGGGGGAGTTCAGCGACGTCTCACTTACCGTCGCGCGGGGGGAGATCGTCGGCATCGCCGGTCTGGTCGGTGCCGGTCGTTCGGAACTGCTGGAGACGATCTTCGGAGCCCGGACCGCCGACACCGGCAGGGTCACGATGGCCGGCAAACCGGTACGGGCCGGCAGCGTCGGTGCCGCAGTGCGGGCCGGCATGGGCATGGCGCCGGAGGAACGCAAGAGCCAGGCGCTGCTGCTGGGTGAACCGATCTTCCGGAACATCACGCTGGCCACCTTCGGTCGCCTCGCCCGGGCCGGGTTCACCGACGCCGGCCGAGAGGTCAGCGCCGCCGAACGGGTGGCCGGCTCGCTGGAGCTGCGTCCCCGGGGTGTGCACCGTCCGGTGCGCCAGCTCTCCGGCGGCAACCAGCAGAAGGTGGTGGTCGGCCGGTGGCTGCTCGGTGACACCCGGCTGCTGCTGCTCGACGAGCCGACCCGGGGCGTCGACGTCGGTGCCCGGGCCGAGCTGTACCAGGTGATCCACGACCTCGCCGCGCAGGGCGTGGGCGTCCTGCTGGTCTCCAGCGAGGTGCCCGAGGTACTGGGGCTGGCCGACCGGGTGCTGGTGATGCGGGAAGGACGCGTCGTCCACCAGGCCCCGGCCGGTGAGATCGATGAGGAGACCGTGCTCGACCTCGTCATGTCGGGGTCGGCGAAGGAAAGTGCCGCGGCGTGA
- a CDS encoding ROK family protein, with protein sequence MRTADPLHLQLLRLLRDNGPVSRAELADQLEIPRPRLLSELERLVASGFVTEAGMAASRGGRRSTLVELNPDLRFAAIDLGASSVDVEITNGRLEPVAAYTEPADIRQGPKVILHRINELLAKARVEGVHERLDGIGIGVPGPVSYRDGVPVSPPIMPGWDRFPVRELLAREHGCPAVVDNDVNIMAIGERHGGVAHSVDDFLFVKLGTGVGCGIYLAGQVYRGIDGCAGDIGHIQVDSHGPMCSCGNAGCLEALFSGAALAKEAAATARAGTSPALAERLTQRAELTARDVAECAMEGDVTCIRLIRDGGRRLGGVLAGLVSFANPSMIVIGGGLAHLGHILLAEIRSVVYRRSLPLATGNLPVVLSELGSRAGVTGASVLASDVAFEQAS encoded by the coding sequence ATGCGTACGGCGGATCCTCTGCACCTCCAGCTGCTGCGACTGCTGCGGGACAACGGACCGGTCTCCCGGGCCGAGCTCGCCGACCAGCTGGAGATTCCCCGCCCTCGCCTGCTGTCCGAGTTGGAGCGGCTGGTCGCCTCCGGCTTCGTGACCGAAGCAGGAATGGCCGCCTCACGGGGCGGCCGCCGCTCGACCCTGGTTGAGCTCAACCCGGACCTGCGGTTCGCCGCGATCGACCTGGGTGCCAGCTCGGTCGACGTGGAGATCACCAACGGCCGGCTGGAGCCGGTGGCCGCGTACACCGAGCCCGCCGACATCCGGCAGGGGCCGAAGGTCATCCTGCACCGGATCAACGAGCTGCTCGCCAAGGCCCGGGTCGAAGGGGTGCACGAGCGCCTCGACGGTATCGGTATCGGGGTGCCCGGGCCGGTCAGCTACCGCGACGGAGTGCCGGTCTCCCCGCCGATCATGCCGGGCTGGGACCGGTTCCCGGTCCGTGAGCTGCTCGCCCGGGAGCACGGCTGCCCGGCGGTGGTGGACAACGACGTGAACATCATGGCCATCGGGGAACGGCACGGCGGCGTGGCCCACTCGGTCGACGACTTCCTGTTCGTCAAGCTCGGCACCGGCGTCGGCTGCGGCATCTACCTCGCGGGCCAGGTCTACCGGGGGATCGACGGCTGCGCCGGCGACATCGGCCACATCCAGGTCGACTCGCACGGTCCGATGTGCTCCTGCGGCAACGCGGGATGCCTGGAGGCGCTGTTCAGCGGTGCGGCGCTGGCCAAGGAGGCGGCCGCCACCGCCCGGGCCGGCACCTCTCCGGCGCTGGCCGAGCGGCTCACCCAGCGGGCCGAGCTCACCGCGCGCGACGTCGCCGAGTGCGCCATGGAAGGCGACGTCACCTGCATCCGGCTGATCCGCGACGGCGGCCGACGGCTCGGCGGCGTCCTCGCCGGTCTGGTCAGCTTCGCCAACCCGTCGATGATCGTGATCGGCGGTGGTCTGGCCCACCTCGGGCACATCCTGCTGGCCGAGATCCGCAGCGTGGTCTACCGGCGGTCGCTGCCGCTGGCCACCGGCAACCTGCCGGTCGTGCTCTCCGAGCTGGGCTCGCGGGCCGGCGTGACCGGTGCCTCCGTGCTGGCCAGCGACGTCGCCTTCGAGCAGGCGTCGTGA
- a CDS encoding sugar phosphate isomerase/epimerase: protein MDEVLRRNGQLTPPNPALTRRNILAASAGAAAVLGAAGLPVLQTSRPARAGGGWSVDPLIPEQNRGIILYSVRDRIGAAPDDSGVPYGFERVLARLAEMGYKEIEFAGYNQHPDILGRQITPTEIRKILDDNGLVANGCHVSIRPDTFQEQLDIAEELGMKNIGTGSDPTRSDYQSDWDAAADLWNELGRQARDRKMRLYTHNHDAAYNFLLDAGPLDDQGRPTRSSGVRKLEYFMAKTDAKYVYFEMDIYWGYVARHKHHTFVNSAGQERTRVFDPLLTVARRPRRFPLFHAKDGDKNPELSNGYEMTPMGDGDINFQQFFQTIGHYDFHHANWEQDTAPGGSANPGQSLEFAERSYQHMSELTVYSQSE from the coding sequence ATGGACGAGGTGCTACGCCGCAACGGTCAGCTCACTCCGCCCAACCCCGCGCTCACCCGCCGCAACATCCTCGCCGCGTCGGCCGGCGCCGCCGCCGTACTCGGCGCGGCCGGGCTGCCGGTGCTGCAGACCAGCCGGCCGGCCCGGGCCGGCGGCGGCTGGTCCGTGGACCCGCTGATCCCCGAGCAGAACCGGGGCATCATCCTCTACTCGGTCCGCGACCGGATCGGTGCGGCCCCGGACGACAGCGGCGTGCCGTACGGCTTCGAGCGGGTCCTGGCCCGCCTCGCCGAGATGGGCTACAAGGAGATCGAGTTCGCCGGCTACAACCAGCACCCCGACATCCTCGGCCGGCAGATCACGCCGACCGAGATCCGCAAGATCCTGGACGACAACGGGCTGGTCGCCAACGGCTGCCACGTGTCGATCCGGCCGGACACCTTCCAGGAGCAACTGGACATCGCCGAAGAACTCGGCATGAAGAACATCGGCACCGGCAGCGACCCGACCCGCAGCGACTATCAGTCGGACTGGGACGCGGCTGCTGACCTGTGGAACGAGCTCGGCCGTCAGGCCCGGGACCGCAAGATGCGGCTCTACACGCACAACCACGACGCGGCGTACAACTTCCTGCTTGACGCCGGTCCGCTGGACGACCAGGGACGGCCGACCCGGTCGTCCGGCGTCCGCAAGCTCGAGTACTTCATGGCCAAGACCGACGCGAAGTACGTCTACTTCGAGATGGACATCTACTGGGGCTACGTCGCCCGGCACAAGCACCACACCTTCGTCAACTCGGCCGGTCAGGAGCGGACCCGGGTGTTCGACCCGCTGCTGACCGTGGCCCGTCGGCCCCGGCGGTTCCCGCTGTTCCATGCCAAGGACGGCGACAAGAACCCCGAGCTGAGCAACGGCTACGAGATGACGCCGATGGGCGACGGCGACATCAACTTCCAGCAGTTCTTCCAGACCATCGGGCACTACGACTTCCACCACGCCAACTGGGAGCAGGACACCGCTCCCGGTGGCTCGGCGAACCCGGGCCAGTCGCTGGAGTTCGCCGAGCGCAGCTACCAGCACATGTCGGAGCTGACCGTCTACAGCCAGAGCGAGTGA
- a CDS encoding ABC transporter permease has product MSGTDTGATPTATTTARSTGARARSWFGPASSVLEANLTAYRRTWRSSVFSSFLLPLLTVLSFGVGVGAYVDQGVGGFSYLDWIVPGLIASTALQVAIGESSWPVLGGFTWQRIYYSQIAAPLRIADIVGGLLAFVLLRVLASAVAFLAVAAAFGALHSGWAVLTLPVAVLLAAAVALPVAAFAATIRSDSYMVIVFRFAVIPMTLFAGVFFPVESLPVTVRWLAYLSPLWHGVDLCRAASLGTTPAWSVPGHLGYLSLWVAAGWWLAVTRFRKRLIH; this is encoded by the coding sequence ATGTCCGGGACAGACACTGGCGCGACGCCGACGGCCACGACAACCGCGCGATCGACCGGGGCGCGGGCCCGGAGCTGGTTCGGGCCGGCGTCGAGCGTCCTGGAAGCCAACCTGACCGCCTACCGGCGGACCTGGCGGTCGTCGGTCTTCTCGTCGTTCCTGCTGCCGCTGTTGACGGTGCTCAGCTTCGGTGTGGGGGTGGGAGCCTACGTCGACCAGGGGGTCGGTGGGTTCAGCTATCTCGACTGGATCGTCCCCGGTCTGATCGCTTCCACCGCGTTGCAGGTGGCCATCGGGGAGTCCTCCTGGCCAGTGCTGGGCGGGTTCACCTGGCAACGGATCTACTACTCACAGATAGCCGCTCCGTTACGGATCGCCGACATCGTCGGTGGGCTGCTCGCCTTCGTCCTGCTGCGGGTGCTGGCCAGCGCCGTGGCCTTCCTCGCGGTGGCCGCCGCGTTCGGTGCGCTGCATTCGGGTTGGGCGGTGCTGACCCTGCCGGTGGCCGTGCTGCTGGCAGCGGCCGTCGCCCTGCCGGTGGCCGCCTTCGCGGCCACCATCCGTAGCGACAGCTACATGGTCATCGTGTTCCGGTTCGCGGTCATCCCGATGACCCTGTTCGCCGGAGTGTTCTTTCCGGTGGAGTCGCTGCCGGTGACAGTGCGCTGGCTGGCGTACCTGTCGCCGCTCTGGCACGGGGTCGACCTGTGTCGGGCGGCCTCGCTCGGCACCACGCCCGCCTGGTCCGTCCCCGGGCATCTCGGCTACCTGAGCCTCTGGGTGGCGGCCGGGTGGTGGCTGGCCGTTACCCGGTTCCGCAAGCGTCTGATCCACTAG
- a CDS encoding nitroreductase family protein, whose amino-acid sequence MTEERVPAPAPDTAAVPGGAGSSYDPVACVRAAVAAPSLHNSQPWRFRIRPGGRAGPGEGGTHPATDGPDGVPAPAIEVLADRHRQLDVIDPAGRELLISVGAALFNLRVALRQQGWLPEVHPFPDPAEPDLVARVVPGRTAAPYPQLAALADAIPRRHTNRWPFTPAVVPADVIEGLVVAARREGAELAVAGAVARGAILTLARSAEQRQRADGAYRAELSRWTMPRHGRREGIPRSAIGPWDALETLPIRDFGLVAPRLTRSTERFEPYPTILVLSTTGDTERQWLAAGQALQRVLLLATVENLATTPISQPLEIPGIRQLLASQRRGTVAQMVVRVGYGQPAPATPRRPLAEVLCTVARSADPGDGNPGEDVPSSP is encoded by the coding sequence GTGACCGAGGAACGCGTACCAGCACCCGCGCCCGACACCGCCGCCGTGCCCGGCGGGGCTGGCTCCTCGTACGATCCCGTCGCCTGCGTACGGGCTGCCGTCGCCGCGCCGTCACTGCACAACAGCCAGCCGTGGCGGTTCCGGATCCGGCCCGGTGGCCGGGCCGGCCCTGGCGAGGGCGGCACCCACCCGGCGACGGACGGACCCGACGGCGTGCCCGCGCCGGCCATCGAGGTCCTCGCCGATCGGCACCGTCAGCTGGACGTCATCGATCCTGCGGGCCGGGAACTGCTGATCAGTGTCGGGGCGGCCCTGTTCAACCTGCGGGTGGCCCTGCGGCAGCAGGGCTGGCTGCCCGAGGTCCATCCGTTTCCCGACCCGGCCGAACCGGACCTGGTGGCCCGGGTCGTCCCCGGGCGCACCGCCGCACCGTACCCACAGCTCGCGGCGCTGGCCGATGCCATCCCCCGGCGACACACCAACCGCTGGCCGTTCACTCCGGCGGTCGTTCCGGCCGACGTGATCGAGGGTCTGGTCGTCGCGGCACGTCGAGAGGGAGCAGAGCTCGCCGTCGCCGGTGCCGTCGCCCGAGGGGCGATTCTCACCCTCGCCCGCAGCGCCGAACAGCGGCAGCGGGCCGACGGCGCCTACCGCGCGGAACTGTCCCGATGGACGATGCCCAGGCACGGGCGGCGGGAGGGGATTCCCCGCTCGGCGATCGGTCCGTGGGACGCCCTGGAAACCCTGCCGATCCGTGACTTCGGCCTGGTGGCGCCGCGTCTGACCCGGTCCACCGAACGCTTCGAGCCGTACCCCACCATCCTCGTGCTGTCCACCACGGGCGACACCGAGCGGCAGTGGTTGGCCGCCGGGCAGGCGCTGCAACGGGTGCTGTTGCTGGCCACCGTCGAGAACCTGGCGACCACCCCGATCAGTCAGCCGTTGGAGATACCCGGGATCCGGCAACTGCTGGCCAGCCAGCGGCGGGGGACCGTGGCGCAGATGGTCGTCCGGGTCGGCTACGGTCAGCCCGCCCCGGCCACGCCGCGACGCCCGCTGGCCGAGGTGCTCTGCACCGTAGCCCGGTCGGCGGACCCGGGAGACGGAAATCCCGGTGAGGATGTCCCGTCGTCGCCGTAG
- a CDS encoding GNAT family N-acetyltransferase, whose product MIAQTDRLSLRRFTIDDLPLLVELDSDPEVMRYLTGGRPTPAETVRREVLPAILRDYLRFPGFGKWAAIERSSGAFIGWFALKPAAAGPAGVGPASGVVNGRGGRLAITEVELGYRLRRASWGRGYASEGARALLRMAFDHPTVDRVFAETMAVNVASRRVMEAAGLRLARCFHLQWDDPIEGVEHGEVEYEVRRVDWAAHAAAASGTRTMSVARMPPAIEGNRPH is encoded by the coding sequence ATGATCGCGCAGACCGACCGGCTGTCACTACGCCGCTTCACCATCGACGACCTGCCACTGCTCGTCGAGCTGGACAGTGACCCCGAGGTGATGCGGTACCTCACCGGGGGCAGACCGACCCCGGCCGAAACCGTACGCCGCGAGGTCCTGCCCGCGATCCTGCGTGACTATCTGCGCTTTCCGGGCTTCGGCAAGTGGGCCGCCATCGAGCGCTCCAGCGGTGCCTTCATCGGCTGGTTCGCGCTGAAGCCGGCCGCCGCCGGGCCGGCCGGTGTCGGTCCCGCCAGCGGTGTGGTCAACGGCCGGGGTGGTCGGCTGGCGATCACCGAGGTGGAGCTCGGGTACCGACTGCGGCGCGCCTCCTGGGGCCGGGGGTACGCCTCGGAGGGTGCCCGAGCGCTGCTGCGGATGGCGTTCGACCACCCGACCGTCGACCGGGTCTTCGCCGAGACGATGGCGGTCAACGTCGCCTCGCGGCGGGTGATGGAGGCGGCCGGATTACGCCTGGCCCGCTGCTTCCACCTGCAGTGGGACGATCCGATCGAGGGCGTCGAGCACGGCGAGGTCGAATACGAGGTGCGCCGGGTCGACTGGGCGGCGCACGCTGCGGCGGCCAGCGGCACCCGGACGATGTCGGTAGCCCGGATGCCGCCGGCGATCGAGGGCAACCGTCCGCACTGA
- a CDS encoding ABC transporter ATP-binding protein, whose protein sequence is MTERGSGPLIHARGLVKRFGAFTAVAGIDVDVAPGEAFGFLGPNGAGKSSTMRMVGCVSPPSGGTLRILGMDPQRDGPAIRARLGVCPQLDNLDQELTVRENLVSYARYFQISRPVARRRADELLDFVQLRDRAGSKVEPLSGGMKRRLTIARALVNEPDIVLLDEPTTGLDPQARHLVWERLFRLKQRGVTLVLTTHYMDEAEQLCDRLVVMDGGRIVAEGSPRDLITRYSTREVVELRFPTDDQYSFAGKLDGIAERTEVLPDRILLYTGDGDGALNEVHRRGLAPTSALIRRSGLEDVFLHLTGRTLID, encoded by the coding sequence GTGACTGAACGGGGTAGCGGGCCACTCATCCACGCACGCGGTCTGGTCAAGCGGTTCGGGGCGTTCACCGCGGTCGCCGGCATCGACGTCGATGTCGCGCCCGGTGAGGCGTTCGGCTTCCTGGGGCCGAACGGCGCCGGCAAGAGCTCCACCATGCGGATGGTGGGCTGCGTCTCCCCGCCCAGCGGCGGCACCCTGCGCATCCTCGGGATGGATCCGCAGCGGGACGGCCCGGCGATCCGGGCCCGGCTCGGCGTCTGCCCGCAGCTGGACAACCTCGACCAGGAACTGACGGTACGGGAGAACCTGGTCAGTTACGCCCGCTACTTTCAGATCTCGCGACCGGTCGCCCGGCGACGCGCCGACGAACTGCTCGATTTCGTGCAGTTGCGCGACCGGGCGGGCAGCAAGGTGGAGCCGCTGTCCGGCGGCATGAAACGCCGGCTCACCATCGCCCGTGCCCTGGTCAACGAGCCGGACATCGTGCTGCTCGACGAGCCGACCACCGGGCTGGACCCGCAGGCCCGGCACCTGGTGTGGGAGCGGCTGTTCCGGCTCAAGCAACGGGGTGTCACCCTGGTGCTGACCACGCACTACATGGACGAGGCCGAGCAGCTCTGCGACCGACTGGTGGTGATGGACGGCGGTCGGATCGTGGCCGAGGGCTCGCCACGGGACCTGATCACCCGCTACTCCACCCGGGAGGTGGTCGAACTCCGGTTCCCGACCGACGACCAGTACAGCTTCGCCGGCAAACTGGACGGAATCGCCGAACGGACCGAGGTGCTGCCGGACCGGATCCTGCTCTACACCGGCGACGGCGACGGGGCGCTCAACGAGGTGCACCGCCGTGGGCTGGCGCCGACCAGCGCGTTGATCCGGCGCAGCGGTCTGGAGGACGTCTTCCTGCATCTCACCGGCCGGACCCTGATCGACTAG
- a CDS encoding ROK family transcriptional regulator: MTNVLGVWPENTHQAQILRLLRDGPCSRAELGDAVGLSRSKVATELDRMIDRGLVETAGPAASRGGRPSSIVRIAAATRFLSIDIGASTLDVALTDGELQVVARLTERTELRQGPTAVIAQALELVTKLAADSGTTRFTGAGIGVPGPVSFHEGVPVSPPFMPGWHRFPVREMFSTELGCPVLVDNDVNIMALGEKHAGIARSFDDFLFVKIGAGIGAGIVVGGDVYRGANGCAGDIGHTAVDENGPQCLCGNVGCLEAYFGGAALTRDAVAAARAGRSDQLAEQLARIGTLTALDVTRAAAAGDPVAVGMVRDGGRRVGQVLARLVSFFNPGMVVIGGGLAGMGHALLAEIRGVVYRSSLPLATGDMPIVLSELGDQTGLIGATRMISDHVFTAS; this comes from the coding sequence ATGACCAACGTGTTGGGAGTGTGGCCGGAGAACACGCATCAGGCGCAGATTCTGCGCCTGCTCCGCGACGGCCCGTGCTCGCGCGCCGAACTCGGCGACGCGGTCGGCCTCTCCAGGTCGAAGGTGGCCACCGAGCTCGACCGGATGATCGACCGGGGTCTGGTGGAGACCGCCGGTCCGGCCGCGTCCCGGGGCGGTCGTCCGTCGTCGATCGTCCGGATCGCCGCCGCCACCCGCTTCCTCAGCATCGACATCGGCGCGAGCACCCTGGACGTGGCGCTCACCGACGGCGAGCTGCAGGTCGTGGCCCGGCTGACCGAGCGCACCGAGCTACGTCAGGGTCCGACAGCGGTGATCGCGCAGGCCCTCGAACTGGTCACCAAACTGGCCGCCGACTCGGGAACCACGCGGTTCACCGGCGCCGGCATCGGGGTGCCCGGTCCGGTCAGTTTCCACGAAGGCGTGCCGGTCTCGCCGCCGTTCATGCCGGGTTGGCACCGCTTTCCGGTACGGGAGATGTTCAGCACCGAACTCGGCTGCCCGGTGCTGGTCGACAACGACGTCAACATCATGGCGCTCGGTGAGAAACACGCCGGCATCGCCCGTTCGTTCGACGATTTCCTGTTCGTCAAGATCGGCGCCGGGATCGGCGCCGGGATAGTGGTCGGCGGGGACGTCTACCGGGGAGCCAACGGTTGCGCCGGCGACATCGGCCACACCGCTGTCGACGAGAACGGGCCGCAGTGCCTCTGCGGCAACGTCGGCTGCCTGGAGGCGTACTTCGGCGGTGCGGCGCTGACCCGCGACGCGGTCGCCGCCGCCCGAGCCGGGCGTTCCGACCAGCTCGCCGAACAACTCGCCCGGATCGGCACGCTCACCGCGCTGGACGTCACCCGGGCGGCCGCCGCCGGCGACCCGGTCGCGGTCGGCATGGTTCGCGACGGCGGACGACGCGTCGGCCAGGTGCTGGCCCGGCTGGTGAGCTTCTTCAACCCGGGGATGGTGGTGATCGGCGGCGGGCTCGCCGGGATGGGGCACGCGTTACTGGCCGAGATCCGAGGCGTCGTCTACCGCAGCTCACTGCCGCTGGCCACCGGCGACATGCCGATCGTCCTGTCCGAGCTGGGTGACCAGACCGGTCTGATCGGCGCTACCCGGATGATCAGCGACCACGTCTTCACCGCCAGCTGA
- the dnaG gene encoding DNA primase, which yields MYLEGGRQSMAGRIRDEDISLVRERTSIADIISESVTLKSAGGGNLKGLCPFHDEKTPSFTVAPGRNVYFCHGCGKGGDAITFLMEAEHLTFVESVERLAARAGIQLRYIEAGPAPVRQQTGQRQRLTAAHAAAVEFYVDRLTDPAARPAREFLARRGFDRATAERYACGFAPDAWDELTRHLRQRGYTAQELITAGLARQARSGSLIDRFRRRLLWPIRELGGDVIGFGARKLFDDDDGPKYLNTPETPIYKKSHVLYGIDQAKREIARQGRAVIVEGYTDVMACHLAGVPTAVATCGTAFGADHIGVLRRLLMDTEAVAGEIIFTFDGDAAGQKAALRAFEEDQRFVGRTFIAVSPDNMDPCDLRLAKGDLAVRDLVARREPLVDFALRQVLSRFDLDTVDGRVEAMRRAAPLVAKLKDRDKRPEYVRKLAGDLGMEIEPVQRAVLAAAAGPQRTAGGRAAVPEPAAPKPRNEPDDPQALVEREALKLGLQVPVLAGPMFDNLGAEVYQHPVHAVLRDAMAQAGGAAAATTGAVWIERVRDNCADLAARALVAELAVEPLHVDRDADPYYVSVTLARLQWGAVTTRIRELKSKVQRINPVTNQDEYLTLAGELFSLEQHARALREQAVGGL from the coding sequence ATGTACCTCGAAGGGGGGCGGCAGAGCATGGCTGGTCGGATCCGGGACGAGGACATCTCGCTGGTGCGGGAGCGTACGTCGATCGCCGACATCATCTCGGAGAGCGTCACGCTCAAGTCGGCCGGTGGTGGCAACCTCAAAGGGCTCTGCCCCTTCCACGACGAGAAGACGCCGTCGTTCACCGTGGCACCCGGCCGGAACGTGTACTTCTGTCACGGTTGTGGCAAGGGCGGGGACGCGATCACCTTCCTGATGGAGGCCGAGCACCTCACCTTCGTCGAGTCGGTGGAGCGGCTCGCCGCCCGCGCCGGGATCCAGCTGCGCTACATCGAGGCCGGTCCCGCGCCGGTCCGCCAGCAGACCGGTCAGCGGCAACGGCTGACCGCGGCACACGCCGCCGCAGTCGAGTTCTACGTCGACCGGCTGACCGACCCGGCGGCCCGGCCGGCCCGCGAGTTCCTCGCCCGCCGGGGGTTCGACCGGGCGACCGCCGAGCGGTACGCGTGCGGCTTCGCCCCGGACGCGTGGGACGAACTGACCCGGCACCTGCGCCAGCGGGGCTACACCGCCCAGGAGTTGATCACCGCGGGGCTGGCCCGCCAGGCCCGGTCCGGCTCGTTGATCGACCGCTTCCGGCGCCGCCTGTTGTGGCCGATCCGGGAGCTCGGCGGCGACGTCATCGGCTTCGGCGCGCGCAAGCTCTTCGACGACGACGACGGACCCAAGTACCTGAACACCCCGGAGACCCCGATCTACAAGAAGTCCCACGTGCTGTACGGGATCGACCAGGCGAAGCGGGAGATCGCCCGGCAGGGCCGGGCGGTGATCGTGGAGGGCTACACCGACGTGATGGCCTGCCACCTGGCCGGGGTGCCGACCGCCGTCGCCACCTGCGGCACCGCGTTCGGCGCGGACCACATCGGCGTACTGCGCCGGCTGCTGATGGACACCGAGGCGGTCGCTGGGGAGATCATCTTCACCTTCGACGGGGACGCGGCCGGGCAGAAGGCGGCGCTGCGCGCGTTCGAGGAGGATCAGCGTTTCGTCGGGCGTACCTTCATCGCGGTCAGCCCGGACAACATGGATCCGTGCGATCTGCGGCTGGCAAAGGGCGACCTCGCGGTGCGCGACCTGGTCGCGCGCCGGGAACCGCTGGTCGACTTCGCGCTGCGGCAGGTCCTGAGCCGGTTCGACCTGGACACCGTCGACGGCCGGGTGGAGGCGATGCGGCGGGCCGCACCGCTGGTGGCGAAGCTCAAGGACCGGGACAAACGCCCGGAGTACGTGCGCAAGCTCGCCGGTGATCTCGGAATGGAGATCGAACCGGTGCAGCGGGCGGTGCTCGCGGCGGCGGCCGGGCCGCAGCGGACCGCTGGCGGCCGGGCGGCGGTGCCCGAGCCGGCGGCGCCGAAGCCGCGCAACGAGCCGGACGATCCTCAGGCGCTGGTCGAACGGGAGGCGTTGAAGCTCGGACTCCAGGTGCCGGTGCTCGCCGGTCCGATGTTCGACAACCTCGGCGCGGAGGTCTACCAGCATCCGGTACACGCCGTGCTGCGGGACGCGATGGCGCAGGCCGGTGGGGCCGCGGCCGCCACCACCGGAGCGGTGTGGATCGAGCGGGTCCGGGACAACTGCGCCGACCTCGCGGCCCGGGCGTTGGTCGCCGAGCTGGCGGTCGAACCGCTGCACGTCGACCGGGACGCGGACCCGTACTACGTCTCGGTGACCCTGGCCCGCCTGCAGTGGGGAGCGGTCACCACCCGGATCCGGGAGCTGAAGTCGAAGGTGCAGCGGATCAATCCGGTGACCAACCAGGACGAGTATCTGACCCTGGCCGGAGAGCTGTTCTCCCTGGAACAGCATGCGCGTGCGTTGCGCGAACAAGCCGTGGGAGGGTTGTGA